In a single window of the Natronosalvus caseinilyticus genome:
- the uvrA gene encoding excinuclease ABC subunit UvrA, whose amino-acid sequence MSKDQIEVRGAQEHNLKDVDVSIPRESFTVVTGLSGSGKSSLAFDTIYAEGQRRYIESLSAYARNFLGQMDKPQVETVEGLSPAISIDQKNAANNPRSTVGTVTELHDYLRLLYARVGTQYDPITGEEVGTQSAQDMVQQVMALPEGTRAKIAAPIVRDQKGAFEDLFEELLTEGYSRVEVDGEEVDLATEKPDLDKNYDHTIDVIVDRVKISEEARPRITDSVETVLEEADGVLKLIIPDSGDEIDLGSNTRSTGDLAGEGDDRLTVEFSTALGNPNSDFQFSEIETRSFSFNSPHGACPECEGLGKTKEVDEDLVIQDPSKSLKHVFEPWSYNRSYYQTRLDAVADHFDVSLETPWEDLDASIQDQFLYGTNRQVVFKRRTKNGIRRKTKRFEGVIPNLDRRYLETDSDGTRDHIEKYMAVTECPACDGSRLKEQSRHVRVGGTSIDEVNRLSIGDALEHFEGLEAELSGRDLTIAEEILKEIRARLGFMCEVGLEYLTLDREASTLSGGESQRIRLATQVGSGLVGVLYVLDEPSIGLHQRDNDRLLDTLCELRDIGNTLLVVEHDEETMRRADQVIDMGPGPGKRGGEVVVNGPLEEVKACEESITGDYLSGRKGIPVPEERREPQGALTIRGARQHNLDDVDVDIPLGCFTAITGVSGSGKSTLMHKVLYKALAREMNDNTSVIPGDHDAIEGIEDVETVRLIDQSPIGRTPRSNPATYTGVFDYIRELFAQTKLAKQRGYEKGRFSFNVKEGRCAECGGQGTVKIEMNFLSDVYVPCEACGGARYNDATLDVTYKDKTIADVLEMSVEEAYDFFESSSQLRRRLQLLKDVGLDYMKLGQPSTTLSGGEAQRIKLAEELGKRDTGNTLYLLDEPTTGLHSEDERKLIDVLHRLTDNDNTVVVIEHELDLVKNADHIIDLGPEGGENGGEVVATGTPEAVARSENSYTGLYLRDLLPGVDLEGPRGERVEPMTMPMDDD is encoded by the coding sequence ATGAGCAAGGACCAGATCGAAGTCCGTGGGGCACAGGAACACAACCTCAAGGACGTCGACGTCTCGATTCCGCGCGAATCGTTCACCGTCGTCACCGGCCTCTCCGGGTCCGGAAAGTCCTCCCTCGCGTTCGACACGATCTACGCCGAAGGCCAGCGCCGCTACATCGAGAGTCTCTCGGCGTACGCCCGCAACTTCCTGGGGCAGATGGACAAACCCCAGGTCGAGACCGTCGAAGGGCTCTCGCCCGCCATCTCCATCGATCAGAAGAACGCGGCGAACAATCCCCGGTCGACCGTCGGGACCGTCACCGAGTTACACGACTACCTCCGCCTGCTCTACGCCCGCGTCGGCACGCAGTACGACCCGATCACGGGCGAGGAGGTCGGCACCCAGAGCGCCCAGGATATGGTCCAGCAGGTGATGGCCCTGCCCGAGGGCACCCGTGCGAAGATCGCCGCCCCGATCGTCCGCGACCAGAAGGGGGCCTTCGAGGACCTGTTCGAGGAACTCCTGACCGAGGGGTACTCTCGAGTCGAAGTCGACGGCGAAGAAGTCGACCTCGCGACCGAGAAACCCGACCTCGACAAGAACTACGACCACACCATCGACGTGATCGTCGACCGCGTGAAGATCAGCGAGGAGGCCCGTCCCCGGATCACCGACAGCGTCGAGACGGTCCTCGAGGAAGCCGACGGCGTCCTCAAGCTCATCATCCCCGACTCGGGCGACGAGATTGACCTGGGATCGAACACCCGCTCGACGGGCGACCTGGCTGGTGAGGGCGACGACCGCCTGACCGTCGAGTTCTCGACGGCGCTGGGAAATCCGAACAGCGACTTCCAGTTCAGCGAAATCGAAACCCGTAGCTTCTCGTTCAACAGTCCGCACGGCGCCTGTCCCGAGTGTGAGGGGTTGGGCAAGACCAAAGAGGTCGACGAGGACCTGGTGATCCAGGATCCCTCGAAGTCGCTCAAGCACGTCTTCGAACCCTGGAGCTACAACCGCTCGTACTACCAGACGCGACTCGACGCGGTGGCCGACCACTTCGATGTGAGCCTCGAGACGCCGTGGGAAGACCTTGACGCGAGTATCCAGGATCAGTTCCTCTACGGCACGAACCGCCAGGTCGTCTTCAAACGCCGCACCAAAAACGGCATCCGGCGCAAGACCAAGCGCTTCGAGGGCGTCATTCCGAACCTCGACCGGCGCTACCTCGAGACCGACTCCGACGGCACCCGCGATCACATCGAGAAGTACATGGCCGTCACGGAGTGTCCGGCCTGTGACGGCTCCCGGCTGAAAGAACAGTCCCGCCACGTTCGCGTCGGCGGAACCTCGATCGACGAGGTGAACCGGCTGTCCATCGGCGACGCCCTCGAGCACTTCGAGGGGCTCGAGGCCGAGTTATCGGGTCGCGACCTCACCATCGCCGAGGAGATCCTCAAAGAGATTCGCGCCCGCCTGGGCTTCATGTGCGAGGTCGGCCTCGAGTACCTCACGCTCGACCGGGAGGCCTCCACCCTCTCGGGCGGCGAGAGCCAGCGCATTCGGCTGGCAACCCAGGTCGGCTCCGGCCTCGTCGGCGTGCTCTACGTGCTGGACGAGCCCTCCATCGGGCTCCACCAGCGCGACAACGATCGGCTGCTCGACACGCTCTGTGAGCTTCGCGACATCGGCAACACGCTGCTCGTCGTCGAACACGACGAGGAGACGATGCGTCGGGCCGACCAGGTCATCGACATGGGTCCTGGGCCCGGGAAACGCGGCGGCGAAGTCGTCGTCAACGGACCGCTCGAGGAAGTCAAGGCCTGCGAGGAGTCGATCACGGGCGACTACCTCTCCGGGCGGAAGGGGATTCCCGTCCCCGAGGAGCGCCGCGAGCCACAGGGCGCGCTGACGATCCGCGGGGCCCGCCAGCACAACCTCGATGACGTGGACGTGGACATCCCGCTGGGGTGTTTCACGGCGATCACGGGCGTCTCGGGCTCTGGAAAGTCGACCCTGATGCACAAGGTGCTCTACAAGGCGCTGGCGCGGGAGATGAACGACAACACTTCCGTGATTCCGGGCGATCACGACGCCATCGAGGGGATCGAGGACGTCGAGACCGTTCGACTGATCGACCAGTCGCCCATCGGGCGCACCCCGCGTTCGAACCCGGCGACGTACACCGGCGTCTTCGACTACATCCGCGAACTGTTCGCCCAGACCAAACTCGCCAAACAGCGCGGCTACGAGAAGGGGCGGTTCTCCTTCAACGTCAAGGAGGGCCGCTGTGCGGAGTGTGGCGGTCAGGGAACGGTCAAGATCGAGATGAACTTCCTCTCGGACGTCTACGTCCCCTGCGAAGCCTGCGGCGGCGCCCGGTACAACGACGCCACCCTCGACGTCACCTACAAGGACAAGACCATCGCGGACGTCCTCGAAATGTCCGTCGAGGAGGCCTACGACTTCTTCGAGTCCTCGAGCCAGCTTCGTCGCCGCCTCCAGCTCCTGAAAGACGTCGGCCTCGATTACATGAAGCTGGGCCAGCCCTCGACCACGCTCTCCGGTGGGGAAGCCCAGCGGATCAAGCTCGCCGAGGAACTCGGCAAGCGGGACACGGGCAACACGCTCTACTTACTCGACGAGCCCACGACGGGACTGCACTCGGAAGACGAGCGCAAACTCATCGACGTGCTCCACCGCCTGACGGACAACGACAACACCGTCGTCGTCATCGAGCACGAACTCGACCTCGTGAAGAACGCCGACCACATCATCGACCTCGGCCCCGAGGGCGGCGAGAACGGCGGCGAGGTCGTTGCGACGGGTACGCCCGAGGCGGTCGCCCGGAGCGAAAACTCCTACACGGGGCTGTACCTCCGGGACCTGCTTCCGGGCGTGGACCTCGAGGGCCCACGCGGCGAGCGCGTCGAACCGATGACGATGCCGATGGACGACGACTGA
- a CDS encoding ROK family protein yields the protein MDRIAVFGIGSTNFRSVLGSPSEGFLEEVTTEPTRPYELETQTLEALERLAAKVDGDLDGVGIATAGLVDDAGTVFSFDTPGGETVPQVRLGERIEASFGLPTAVANDCTASALGEYAFGAGADGDYRTVAHVTFGTGIGGGVVEDGHLLRGEHGHAGEVGLLPIVADGDLESCGVRGAWEAYCSGRGIGQYVRSLLAEESRETTLDYETVTAEAVFEAVDAGDQVAEDYLDRIGRLNAAGLGGVCNAHDPGLVTVGGGVALNNAEVLLEAIEAHLDDYLFVDRPALEVTPLGDFIGLYGALALADRNGRE from the coding sequence ATGGATCGGATAGCCGTCTTCGGCATTGGCAGTACGAATTTTCGCTCCGTTCTCGGATCGCCATCTGAAGGATTCCTGGAGGAAGTCACGACCGAACCGACGCGACCGTACGAACTCGAGACCCAGACGCTCGAGGCGCTCGAGCGCCTGGCCGCAAAAGTGGACGGCGACCTCGACGGAGTCGGCATCGCCACGGCCGGCCTCGTTGACGACGCAGGCACGGTCTTTTCGTTCGACACGCCCGGTGGAGAGACCGTTCCCCAGGTGCGACTCGGTGAGCGAATCGAGGCGTCGTTCGGCCTCCCGACCGCGGTCGCGAACGACTGCACTGCCTCGGCGCTCGGGGAGTACGCCTTCGGCGCCGGCGCTGACGGGGACTATCGAACGGTCGCCCACGTCACCTTCGGAACCGGAATCGGCGGCGGCGTCGTCGAAGACGGGCACCTGCTCCGGGGCGAACACGGCCACGCCGGCGAGGTCGGCCTGCTTCCGATCGTCGCGGACGGAGACCTCGAGAGCTGTGGGGTCCGCGGGGCGTGGGAGGCGTACTGCTCCGGGCGGGGAATCGGGCAGTACGTTCGCTCCCTGCTCGCCGAGGAGTCCCGGGAGACGACGCTCGATTACGAGACCGTGACCGCCGAGGCGGTGTTCGAGGCCGTCGACGCTGGCGACCAGGTTGCCGAGGACTACCTCGATCGAATCGGTCGGCTGAACGCCGCTGGCCTCGGCGGGGTCTGTAACGCCCACGACCCGGGGTTGGTGACGGTGGGTGGTGGCGTCGCGCTGAACAACGCCGAGGTCCTCCTCGAGGCCATCGAGGCTCACCTCGACGACTATCTGTTCGTGGATCGACCAGCACTCGAGGTGACGCCACTCGGGGACTTCATCGGGCTGTACGGGGCGCTGGCCCTAGCCGACCGAAACGGCCGGGAGTGA
- a CDS encoding ABC transporter ATP-binding protein encodes MSESTANARTNAHMAKNDVLLRVEDLQKSFGALQVTDHASFAVERGSITGLIGPNGAGKSTLFNLISGFYEPEGGTVTVDGTDVTGLEPYEVANHGLIRTFQTPRKVEGMTVREAMLVGPQNQPGESFFELFTAPSRVGEAERENLERVERILEEFEIDHLATQPATDLSGGQMKLVELARAMLAEPEILLLDEPVAGVNPTLANKLAVQIERLNEQGITFLIIEHDMEFIMNLADPIIVLDQGSVLTEGRPDEIRANDRVIDAYLGGGA; translated from the coding sequence ATGAGTGAATCCACAGCCAACGCTCGAACGAACGCCCACATGGCGAAAAACGACGTCCTGCTTCGCGTCGAGGACCTCCAGAAGTCCTTCGGCGCGCTCCAGGTCACCGACCACGCGAGCTTCGCGGTCGAACGCGGCTCGATCACCGGTCTCATCGGGCCGAACGGGGCCGGCAAGTCGACTCTCTTCAATCTCATCTCGGGCTTTTACGAACCCGAGGGTGGCACGGTCACCGTCGACGGTACCGACGTCACCGGGTTAGAACCCTACGAGGTCGCGAACCACGGCCTCATCCGGACGTTCCAGACCCCCCGCAAGGTCGAGGGGATGACCGTCCGCGAGGCGATGCTCGTCGGGCCCCAGAACCAGCCCGGCGAGTCGTTCTTCGAGCTGTTCACCGCTCCCTCGCGAGTTGGCGAGGCCGAACGCGAGAACCTCGAGCGCGTCGAACGGATCCTCGAGGAGTTCGAGATCGATCACCTCGCGACCCAGCCCGCGACGGACCTCTCGGGCGGACAGATGAAACTGGTCGAACTGGCCCGGGCGATGCTCGCCGAGCCCGAAATCCTGCTGCTCGACGAGCCGGTCGCCGGAGTGAACCCGACGCTGGCGAACAAACTAGCCGTCCAGATCGAGCGGCTCAACGAGCAGGGAATCACGTTCTTGATCATCGAACACGACATGGAGTTCATCATGAACCTCGCAGATCCGATCATCGTCCTCGATCAGGGGAGCGTCCTCACGGAAGGCCGACCCGACGAGATCCGCGCGAACGACCGCGTCATCGACGCCTATCTCGGTGGTGGCGCGTGA
- a CDS encoding YqaA family protein, producing the protein MIHLTPFLVAELSLTIGGNLEAVVESATGWPGMGIIFAYSFLIAFALPGPSEIVLLAPLDLGLPSWAHLSTIMLVSALGKAAGSVFAFHIGQEVKQSGPIVRWVRRSRWDVLEWSEKRSTQLARRYGYAGLALALSVPFFPDTISIYAFAVLEKNYLRFAIATFVGSLGRLLVTAGLVGGASVAV; encoded by the coding sequence ATGATACACCTGACACCGTTTCTCGTAGCCGAACTGTCGCTTACGATTGGCGGAAACCTCGAGGCGGTCGTCGAGTCGGCGACGGGCTGGCCCGGAATGGGTATCATATTCGCCTACTCGTTTCTGATCGCGTTCGCCCTTCCTGGACCGAGCGAAATCGTCCTGCTCGCTCCCCTCGATCTGGGGCTTCCCTCGTGGGCGCATCTCTCGACTATCATGCTCGTGAGTGCACTCGGAAAGGCCGCCGGGAGCGTCTTCGCCTTTCACATCGGCCAGGAGGTCAAACAATCCGGGCCGATCGTCCGCTGGGTTCGGCGCTCGAGATGGGACGTCCTGGAGTGGTCGGAGAAGCGATCTACCCAGCTTGCACGGCGATACGGGTACGCCGGTCTCGCGTTGGCGCTGTCGGTTCCGTTCTTTCCCGACACCATATCGATCTACGCATTCGCGGTCCTCGAGAAGAACTACCTGCGATTCGCGATTGCGACGTTCGTCGGCAGTCTCGGGCGACTTCTCGTGACTGCTGGACTCGTCGGCGGGGCATCGGTTGCGGTTTAG
- a CDS encoding ABC transporter substrate-binding protein has protein sequence MAMDDTLRPSRRKVLTYSGAAGLAAVAGCISTTDEEGNGNGNGNGNGNGGDGNGNGNGDGNGDETVYEIGMVDSLTGSLADFGERNQRAKDLALEHVNEVGVGDGELEIIVEDSESESQAGVSAAQKLVNQDNVPFLIGAVGSGVSLSIYESVIQDTEVVQLSQNSTGLGLTDFPGLLRMSPSGRTQSIALADIIAEDGYDEVAVTYINDEFGESLYDAFAEAYEGTIAYDSAHNAEEASYSSLVSEMNSSEAEAWLCITYQQEFATMVTDMFESGYEPQLYGADSNRGDTVIENTPEGSMDGMKLVEPAAPEDQDNYQDFAAAFEEEYDEAPTAWSAFAYDCVVTAALSIAAADDFSGEALGEVVRDVTRPEGEEVFTYEDAHTILADGGSASDIDYQGVSGPIDFDENGDPRGSLVVFEVQDHDYEAIEFRQS, from the coding sequence ATGGCAATGGATGACACGTTACGACCGAGTCGTCGGAAGGTGCTGACGTACAGTGGAGCTGCAGGGTTGGCAGCTGTCGCCGGGTGCATTAGTACGACGGACGAGGAGGGCAATGGAAACGGGAACGGAAACGGGAATGGGAATGGCGGCGATGGAAACGGCAACGGCAACGGGGACGGGAACGGCGACGAGACGGTCTACGAGATCGGAATGGTCGACTCCCTAACCGGCTCGCTGGCCGACTTCGGCGAACGGAACCAGCGCGCGAAGGACCTGGCGCTCGAGCACGTCAACGAGGTGGGAGTCGGCGACGGCGAACTCGAGATCATCGTCGAGGACTCAGAGAGCGAGAGTCAGGCCGGCGTCTCGGCCGCCCAGAAACTGGTCAACCAGGACAACGTACCGTTTCTCATCGGCGCCGTCGGATCGGGCGTCTCGCTGTCGATTTACGAGAGCGTGATCCAGGATACGGAGGTCGTCCAGTTGAGCCAGAATTCGACGGGGCTCGGACTGACGGATTTCCCCGGACTGCTCCGAATGTCCCCGAGCGGGCGGACACAATCGATCGCCCTCGCGGATATCATCGCGGAGGACGGCTACGACGAAGTCGCGGTCACGTACATCAACGACGAGTTCGGCGAGAGCCTCTACGATGCGTTCGCGGAGGCCTACGAGGGGACTATCGCCTACGATAGCGCCCACAATGCCGAGGAAGCGTCGTACTCGAGTCTGGTTTCGGAGATGAACAGCTCCGAGGCCGAAGCGTGGCTCTGTATCACCTACCAGCAGGAGTTCGCGACGATGGTGACCGATATGTTCGAGAGCGGGTACGAACCACAGCTCTACGGTGCCGACTCGAACCGCGGGGACACCGTCATCGAGAACACGCCGGAAGGCAGCATGGATGGGATGAAACTCGTCGAGCCGGCAGCCCCGGAGGACCAGGACAACTATCAGGACTTCGCGGCGGCCTTCGAGGAGGAGTACGACGAGGCCCCCACGGCCTGGTCGGCCTTCGCCTACGATTGCGTGGTGACGGCTGCCCTCTCGATCGCGGCCGCCGACGACTTCTCTGGCGAGGCGCTCGGCGAGGTCGTCCGCGACGTGACCCGGCCCGAGGGCGAGGAGGTCTTCACCTACGAGGACGCCCACACGATCCTGGCCGACGGCGGGTCGGCGTCCGACATCGACTATCAGGGGGTCAGCGGGCCGATCGACTTCGACGAGAACGGCGACCCACGGGGCAGTCTCGTCGTCTTCGAAGTCCAGGACCACGACTACGAGGCGATCGAGTTCCGGCAGTCGTAG
- a CDS encoding branched-chain amino acid ABC transporter permease codes for MTDRFDFGAYWSNLTNAEKRLTMALSVLVFGLVIALLTGALGASYFLFLFGLAGMYALLSLGLNSQWGFTGLINFSVAAFFGIGAYGAALMTGSNSPIAGGFNPIFGLAIGLVLAAIVAVAIGIPTLRLRADYLAIATLGLAEVLRLVLQNERQWTNGSAGIRGIPSFFDGWPLLGEFPQSMPGLEIAIVPGSPVVLGTPFWRQLLNVTLLLGFLGAAFLILRRAQRSPWGRLQRTIRADEDLAKALGKNTYSYKMQAFVLGSLIMALAGVFYAHLNLFVNPGDLDPITTFYVWVAVILGGSGSNRGALLGGFVVVAIREGSRFANDISWLPLDAAPLRLLMIGLLIILVMRFRPQGILPPQRELIWPSAIGREAPSRPDRGVPQSNGGETDE; via the coding sequence GTGACCGATCGATTCGATTTCGGGGCTTACTGGTCGAACCTGACGAACGCGGAAAAGCGTCTCACCATGGCGCTGAGCGTCCTCGTGTTTGGGCTGGTGATCGCACTTCTCACCGGCGCTCTCGGCGCCTCGTACTTCCTGTTCCTGTTCGGCCTGGCGGGGATGTACGCGCTGCTCTCGCTGGGACTCAACAGCCAGTGGGGGTTCACCGGTCTGATCAACTTCAGCGTCGCCGCCTTCTTCGGCATCGGCGCCTACGGCGCGGCGCTGATGACCGGGAGCAACTCGCCGATTGCCGGCGGATTCAATCCGATTTTCGGGCTCGCTATCGGACTAGTGCTGGCCGCGATTGTCGCCGTCGCCATCGGTATTCCGACGCTTCGTCTACGGGCCGATTACCTCGCTATCGCCACGCTCGGACTGGCGGAGGTGCTCCGGCTGGTCTTGCAGAACGAACGCCAGTGGACCAACGGCAGTGCCGGGATTCGCGGCATTCCCAGTTTCTTCGACGGGTGGCCGCTCCTAGGCGAGTTCCCGCAGTCGATGCCCGGCCTCGAGATCGCCATCGTCCCGGGATCGCCCGTGGTTCTCGGGACGCCGTTCTGGCGCCAGTTGCTCAACGTGACGCTGTTGTTGGGATTTCTGGGCGCGGCGTTTTTGATTCTCCGGCGGGCCCAGCGCTCACCGTGGGGGCGACTGCAGCGCACGATTCGGGCCGACGAGGACCTGGCGAAGGCACTCGGGAAGAACACGTACAGCTACAAGATGCAGGCGTTCGTGCTGGGCAGTCTCATCATGGCGCTTGCAGGCGTCTTCTACGCGCACCTCAATCTCTTCGTCAACCCGGGGGATCTCGACCCGATCACGACGTTCTACGTCTGGGTCGCGGTTATTCTCGGCGGCAGCGGTTCGAATCGCGGGGCCTTACTGGGCGGGTTCGTCGTCGTCGCCATCCGCGAAGGGTCCCGGTTCGCGAACGACATTTCGTGGCTGCCCCTCGACGCGGCACCGTTGCGGCTGCTGATGATCGGCCTCTTGATCATCCTGGTCATGCGATTCCGGCCACAGGGAATCCTCCCGCCGCAGCGAGAGTTGATCTGGCCGAGCGCAATCGGGCGCGAGGCACCGTCTCGACCCGACCGTGGCGTGCCACAGTCCAACGGCGGTGAAACCGATGAGTGA
- a CDS encoding proteasome assembly chaperone family protein, translated as MTPTPNGVEFHRSSDPDAVQPTLIEGLPGHGLVASIAVDQLTDQLELEQYGSIRSESFPPVASFADGLVQDTVRVYGGTDPDVLTLQSDVPIPEEAFADLSRCVLDELADDFSRAIFLAGAPAQSEEQRGEVTGAATTESLRGDLEAAGIELAVDSGAVGGVTGALVSACYQADVPAALLLVRADPRVPDPAAARSVIENALEPLVEFDVDTDELREQAEEIQRQKQQLAQQMQPQGQDQQEEPMQARGMFR; from the coding sequence ATGACGCCAACCCCTAACGGAGTCGAATTTCACCGGTCGTCCGACCCCGACGCGGTGCAACCGACGCTGATCGAGGGACTGCCAGGACACGGGCTGGTCGCTTCAATCGCGGTCGATCAACTCACCGACCAGCTGGAACTCGAGCAGTACGGATCGATTCGGTCCGAATCGTTTCCGCCCGTTGCCTCGTTCGCGGACGGACTCGTCCAGGACACGGTTCGCGTCTACGGCGGGACGGATCCCGACGTCCTCACCCTGCAGAGCGACGTGCCGATTCCGGAAGAGGCGTTCGCCGACCTGAGCCGGTGCGTGCTGGACGAACTGGCCGACGACTTCAGCCGGGCGATCTTCCTCGCCGGGGCGCCCGCCCAGTCCGAGGAGCAACGGGGGGAGGTCACCGGCGCCGCGACGACCGAATCCTTGCGGGGCGACCTTGAGGCGGCAGGCATCGAACTCGCGGTGGACTCCGGGGCCGTCGGCGGCGTAACCGGCGCCCTCGTCTCCGCGTGTTACCAGGCTGACGTGCCGGCAGCACTCCTGCTCGTCCGCGCGGATCCGCGAGTCCCCGACCCGGCCGCGGCCCGGTCGGTCATCGAGAACGCACTCGAGCCGCTCGTCGAGTTCGACGTCGACACCGACGAACTCCGCGAGCAAGCTGAGGAGATTCAACGCCAGAAACAACAGCTCGCCCAGCAGATGCAGCCCCAGGGTCAAGACCAGCAAGAAGAACCGATGCAAGCGCGGGGAATGTTCCGGTAA
- a CDS encoding branched-chain amino acid ABC transporter permease gives MSVIEFAANGVVYSSIIVLGSIGLAIIYSIAGFANFAHGDTMTVGGYAAFIAFGAIGGLGTTVLALPVGFFVAVLVGIAVAAVVAIITEKIVYEPLDIGSIGLLITSIGVAFVYRALIQLGFGAGRNQFDIPAQRPIEELIAYGVRVTPHDLAIVISALVLVVGVHVLLQYTDLGRKMRAMADNPDLARASGIRTHRIKLWSWVLGAGLAGAGGAFLGLYNALTPRVGFSVLLVIFAAVILGGIGSVYGAMLGGFLIGMVVEMTPLLSRVGIPIGVDYGPAVAFVIMVVVLLVRPTGIAGDGTAGGEGI, from the coding sequence ATGTCTGTCATCGAATTTGCGGCCAACGGCGTCGTCTACAGCAGCATCATCGTTCTCGGGAGCATCGGCCTCGCGATCATCTACTCCATCGCCGGTTTCGCTAACTTCGCCCACGGCGATACCATGACGGTCGGCGGGTACGCGGCGTTCATCGCCTTCGGCGCGATCGGTGGCCTCGGCACCACCGTCCTCGCGCTGCCAGTCGGCTTTTTCGTCGCCGTACTGGTCGGCATTGCGGTCGCCGCCGTCGTTGCTATTATCACCGAAAAAATCGTCTACGAGCCTCTGGACATCGGCTCCATCGGCCTCCTCATCACCTCGATCGGGGTTGCGTTCGTCTACCGGGCGCTGATCCAACTCGGCTTCGGTGCCGGTCGGAACCAGTTCGACATCCCCGCCCAGCGGCCGATCGAGGAGCTGATCGCCTACGGCGTTCGGGTCACCCCCCACGACCTCGCCATCGTCATTTCCGCGCTCGTTCTCGTCGTCGGCGTTCACGTCCTGCTCCAGTACACCGACCTCGGGCGCAAGATGCGGGCGATGGCCGACAACCCCGACCTCGCTCGAGCCAGCGGTATCCGAACCCACCGAATCAAGCTGTGGTCGTGGGTTCTGGGCGCGGGACTGGCGGGGGCGGGCGGCGCGTTCCTGGGGCTCTACAACGCTCTGACGCCGCGGGTGGGATTTAGCGTCCTGCTGGTTATCTTCGCTGCGGTGATCCTCGGCGGAATCGGCTCGGTGTACGGCGCGATGCTCGGGGGCTTTCTCATCGGCATGGTCGTCGAGATGACGCCGCTGCTCTCTCGCGTGGGCATCCCGATCGGCGTCGACTACGGCCCCGCGGTCGCGTTCGTGATCATGGTCGTCGTCTTGCTCGTTCGTCCGACCGGCATCGCCGGCGACGGAACCGCGGGCGGGGAGGGGATCTGA
- a CDS encoding ABC transporter ATP-binding protein → MSATRDLEDGTTAAENAVLSLEGVDSGYGEVQVLDDCSLHLDTDEIVCLIGPNGAGKSTVLKTAFGMLTPWTGAVRYHGEDIGGMAPEDIVREGIGYVPQTENVFGSLTIAENLRMGGVARKDDLEPVLDELYERFPLLEEKRTQKARNLSGGQRQILALARALVMEPDVLLIDEPSAGLAPNTADDVFAEVRTVNEMDTSILMVEQNAKKGLGISDRGYVLDQGSVRFEGRADALLEDDEVGRLYLGG, encoded by the coding sequence GTGAGCGCGACTCGAGACCTCGAGGATGGGACGACCGCGGCCGAAAACGCCGTCCTCAGCCTCGAGGGGGTCGACAGCGGCTACGGCGAGGTGCAGGTGCTCGACGACTGCTCGTTGCACCTCGACACCGACGAAATCGTCTGTCTGATCGGGCCGAACGGGGCCGGGAAGTCGACAGTGTTGAAGACGGCCTTCGGGATGCTGACGCCCTGGACGGGTGCCGTCCGCTATCACGGCGAGGACATCGGCGGCATGGCCCCTGAAGACATCGTCCGGGAGGGCATCGGCTACGTGCCCCAGACCGAGAACGTCTTCGGCTCGCTCACCATCGCCGAGAACCTCCGGATGGGGGGCGTGGCCCGAAAGGACGACCTCGAGCCGGTGCTCGACGAACTGTACGAGCGGTTCCCGCTCCTGGAGGAAAAGCGCACGCAGAAGGCCCGGAACCTCTCGGGCGGCCAGCGCCAGATCCTCGCGCTCGCTCGAGCGCTGGTGATGGAGCCCGACGTCCTGTTGATCGACGAGCCCTCCGCCGGACTCGCGCCGAACACGGCCGACGACGTGTTCGCCGAGGTCCGGACGGTCAACGAGATGGACACGTCGATCCTGATGGTCGAACAAAACGCCAAAAAGGGACTGGGAATTTCCGACCGTGGCTACGTCCTCGACCAGGGCAGCGTCCGATTCGAGGGGCGCGCCGACGCGCTGCTCGAGGACGACGAGGTCGGCAGGCTCTACCTGGGCGGCTAA